The genomic interval CGGAGGCGGCGTACGCCTCGCCCCACCCCTCGCCCGAGCCGGTGATGAACGCGCTGCCCTCGGGCGTGGTGTGCCAGGTCGCGGCCTCCTCCTTGTCGAGGCCGCCGCCGGCGAGGTGCAGGGCGAGTCCGTAGAGCCCCAGGTCCCAGCCGACTCCGACGGCGCCGGGCCCGAACTGGTCCCAGAAGTCGTCCGGTACGACGGCCACGTGCTCGAGTTCGAGGACCGTGCGCTCCCCGTCCTCGGCGGTGAGGCGCACCTCGACCTCGCTGAAGCCCGGGTCGGGGCCGTACAGCCAGCTCACCCGCAGCCGTTCGGGCTCGACGCACTCGAGGATCTCGCCGCCGGCGTTGCCCTCCAGCTGGTAGCGGCCGCCGACCTTGAGCTCACCGCTGACCGGCATGAACCAACGGGCGATCCGCTCGGGAGAGGTCACGGCGTCCCACACGTCGGCGATCTCGGCGTCGTACGTACGGCGCAGCAGGACCGTGTGGGCCTCGCCGGTCTCGACCTGCCGGGTGCCGACCCGCCGGTGCATACGGTTGATCGCGTCGGCGATCTCACTCATGCTCGCTCACCTCTCCTTGCAGCCTGCGCTCGCGCTTTCCTCGCGCGAGCTCCGTTCCGAGTGCGTCGAGCCGCTGGTCCCAGAAACCCCGGAAGCGCTCCAGCCAGGCATCCACCTCCCGGAGCGGGGCGGCCTCGACGGCGTACAGCCGCCGGTTGCCGTCGGCGCGCACCGAGGCGAAGCCGCTCTCCCGCAGCACTTTCAGATGCTGCGAGACGGCCGGCTGGGAGATCCCGAACTCGTCCCGGATCACGGCGCTGACCTCGCCCGACGCCTGCTCGCCCGAGGCGAGCAGTTCCAATATCCGGCGTCGGACCGGATCTCCGAGTACGTCGAACGCGTGCACATCACCCACTATGCCATCCATCACTTATATAAGCCAAGCCTTAAATAGAAGCCGGGTCGCGGAGTGTTCCGCGGCCCGGCCTCAGCACATGACGGCGACCGTCACGCCGGCACCACCTCGGATCGCAGCGCCGGATGGCGCTCGGTGATCTCGTCCAGCACGGCGAAGGCACCGGTGAGGGTCAGGGCGTGCGGCACGAGCGCGGCGACGGTGGCCTCCAGGACCTCCGGCAGGTACCGGACCTGCTCGGCGGTGAGCCGCTCGTGCGCGAGCAGTTCACCGCTGTGCGCGGCCACGTAACGCAGGGCGAACAGCCGGTGGAGGTGCTCCAGCAGGAGAGCCACCTGCGGATCGGTCGCCTGCGCCGCCGCGGCGAGGAGTTGCTGTGCGGCCAGCCGGTGGACGTGGGCGTCGACCAGGGACAGCGCCGCGCCGGAGGCGCCGTTCCAGCGGTCGAGGGGCGAGCCGGCCCGTTTCGTGCGCAGGCGGCCACGCGCCCGCTCGTGACGTATTCGCTCCAGGTCGCCCATCAGGTCGTGCAGGTGAGCCGGATCGTGCAGGCTCCGGGTGGCCGGGGGCACCTCGCTGGGCGGCATCGGGCTGAAGCCGCCCAGCAGCATCTCCCCGGCCGCCTTGACCCAGATGACGGTGTTGTCGCCCTCCGCGGTGATCGTGCCCTCGTTGGCCGCGAGCTGGCCCGCGATCCCGTTGGAGAGCAACAGACCCTGTGCGCCGCAGCGTTCCCGGCACTCGGTCATCACGGCTCTGGCCTGCCAGGTGATCCAGCCCTTGGCCACGGCCACCAGCCGCTCGGCCTCCTCGCGCTCGTCCTCCGCCGCCTGCGCCCATCGCCGCACGACCTCACGCTGCAGCAAGGTGGCGGCGTAGGTCGTGGCGAGCGCCTCCACGAGCGGGGCGTGGTGGGTGCGATGCGCGAACAGCGGCACCCGCTGCCCGCTGGTCATGCCCGAGGTGACCCGCTGGTGGGCGTGGCGCACGGCGACGGTCAGGGCGTGCCGTGTCACCCCGAGGCTGTAGGCGCTCATGCACAGTTTGCCCATGGTCACGCGGCCGATGGAGCGCAGGAACCGTTTGCGCGGACTCCCCAGGCAGGAGACGAGCTCGCCCTCGTCCGTGAGCCGACCGTGTTCGCCCTGGAGCATGGCCGTCCGCGGCAACCGCACCCCGTGGAAGGAGGTGGCGCAGTGGTCGACCGGGCTGCTGGCCGTCTGGGGCAGCAACTCGACCTCCACGCCCGGCAGATGACGGCCGTTCCCGTCGGTCAGCGCGGTCAGGAAGAGGAAGACGCCCTGGTCCTTGCCGTCGATCACCAGACGGGCCGCGACCAGGGCGTCCTTCGGGCCGCCGGCCACGGAGGTGTTGGGCATCCACTTGCGGGCTCCCCGTGTCGGGGTGGTGAGCACGAAACCCCCCGTGGCCCGGTCCAGGGTCGCGGTGGTCTCCAGTTGGGGGGCGTCGTTGCCGTGCGCCTGCTCGGTGCACAGGAAGGTGCCGATGCGTTC from Streptomyces sp. CC0208 carries:
- a CDS encoding SRPBCC family protein, with the translated sequence MSEIADAINRMHRRVGTRQVETGEAHTVLLRRTYDAEIADVWDAVTSPERIARWFMPVSGELKVGGRYQLEGNAGGEILECVEPERLRVSWLYGPDPGFSEVEVRLTAEDGERTVLELEHVAVVPDDFWDQFGPGAVGVGWDLGLYGLALHLAGGGLDKEEAATWHTTPEGSAFITGSGEGWGEAYAASGADQETAARTAAATIAFYTGTGTGTGA
- a CDS encoding acyl-CoA dehydrogenase, with product MITSQLPVTTPPLTETAAIRHLLFGAQAEIHEPWRRLFSSDVFAYHEGLTHQERTELSYQRLRTVNAAVPDPQALARDPVALSALHEWAGVADAGMTTLASIHYNLFLGSLLEHDHEGRDLGPYLRMERIGTFLCTEQAHGNDAPQLETTATLDRATGGFVLTTPTRGARKWMPNTSVAGGPKDALVAARLVIDGKDQGVFLFLTALTDGNGRHLPGVEVELLPQTASSPVDHCATSFHGVRLPRTAMLQGEHGRLTDEGELVSCLGSPRKRFLRSIGRVTMGKLCMSAYSLGVTRHALTVAVRHAHQRVTSGMTSGQRVPLFAHRTHHAPLVEALATTYAATLLQREVVRRWAQAAEDEREEAERLVAVAKGWITWQARAVMTECRERCGAQGLLLSNGIAGQLAANEGTITAEGDNTVIWVKAAGEMLLGGFSPMPPSEVPPATRSLHDPAHLHDLMGDLERIRHERARGRLRTKRAGSPLDRWNGASGAALSLVDAHVHRLAAQQLLAAAAQATDPQVALLLEHLHRLFALRYVAAHSGELLAHERLTAEQVRYLPEVLEATVAALVPHALTLTGAFAVLDEITERHPALRSEVVPA
- a CDS encoding metalloregulator ArsR/SmtB family transcription factor encodes the protein MGDVHAFDVLGDPVRRRILELLASGEQASGEVSAVIRDEFGISQPAVSQHLKVLRESGFASVRADGNRRLYAVEAAPLREVDAWLERFRGFWDQRLDALGTELARGKRERRLQGEVSEHE